From the Manis javanica isolate MJ-LG chromosome 13, MJ_LKY, whole genome shotgun sequence genome, one window contains:
- the GPR63 gene encoding probable G-protein coupled receptor 63, protein MVFSEVLTVSHTGTTNTTFVVYENTYVNITLPPPFQHPGIGPLLRYGLETTTPTGMSSLGVNSTAVPPTPAAFKSLNLPLQIILSAIMIFILFVSFLGNLVVCLMVYQKAAMRSAINILLASLAFADMLLAVLNMPFALVTILTTRWIFGKFFCRVSAMFFWLFVIEGVAILLIISIDRFLIIVQRQDKLNPYRAKALIAVSWATSFCIAFPLAVGNPDLQIPSRAPQCVFGYTTNPGYQAYVILISLISFFIPFLVILYSFMGILNTLRHNALRIHSYPEGICLSQASKLGLMSLQRPFQMSIDMGFKTRAFTTILILFAVFIVCWAPFTTYSLVATFSKHFYYKHNFFEISTWLLWLCYLKSALNPLIYYWRIKKFHDACLDMMPKSFKFLPRLPGNTRRRIRPSAVYVCGEHRTVV, encoded by the coding sequence ATGGTCTTCTCAGAAGTGTTGACTGTGTCCCATACTGGGACAACCAACACAACATTCGTAGTCTATGAAAACACATACGTGAATATCACGCTCCCTCCACCATTCCAACACCCTGGCATCGGTCCACTGCTTAGATACGGTCTTGAAACCACGACTCCCACTGGGATGAGTTCCTTGGGGGTGAATAGCACAGCTGtacccccaacaccagcagcttTTAAGAGCCTAAACTTGCCTCTCCAGATCATCCTTTCTGCTATAATGATATTTATACTGTTTGTGTCTTTTCTTGGGAACTTGGTTGTTTGCCTCATGGTTTACCAAAAAGCTGCCATGCGTTCTGCCATTAACATCCTCCTTGCCAGCCTGGCATTTGCAGACATGTTGCTTGCAGTGCTGAACATGCCCTTTGCCTTGGTGACTATTCTTACGACCAGGTGGATTTTTGGGAAGTTCTTCTGTAGGGTATCTGCTATGTTTTTCTGGTTGTTTGTGATAGAGGGAGTAGCCATCCTGCTCATCATTAGCATTGATAGATTCCTTATTATAGTCCAGAGGCAGGATAAGCTGAACCCCTACAGGGCTAAGGCTCTGATCGCAGTTTCCTGGGCAACTTCTTTTTGCATAGCTTTTCCTTTGGCTGTAGGAAACCCCGATCTGCAGATTCCTTCCAGAGCCCCCCAGTGCGTGTTTGGGTACACAACCAATCCAGGTTACCAAGCTTATGTGattttgatttctctcatttctttcttcatacCCTTCCTGGTGATACTGTATTCATTTATGGGCATCCTCAACACCCTTCGGCACAATGCCTTGAGGATCCATAGCTACCCTGAGGGTATATGTCTCAGCCAGGCCAGCAAACTGGGTCTCATGAGCCTACAGAGACCCTTCCAGATGAGCATTGACATGGGCTTTAAAACGCGTGCCTTCACCACCATCCTGATTCTCTTTGCGGTCTTCATTGTCTGCTGGGCCCCATTCACCACTTACAGCCTTGTGGCAACGTTCAGCAAGCACTTTTACTACAAGCACAACTTTTTTGAGATTAGCACCTGGCTGCTCTGGCTCTGCTACCTCAAGTCTGCATTGAACCCGCTGATTTACTACTGGAGGATCAAGAAATTCCATGACGCCTGCCTGGACATGATGCCTAAGTCCTTTAAGTTTTTGCCACGGCTCCCTGGTAACACAAGGCGACGGATACGCCCCAGCGCCGTCTACGTGTGTGGGGAACATCGGACGGTGGTGTGA